The DNA sequence TGCAGTGATGATACCATCAGCTCCTAGAGCCAATAAATCTGCCATCTCCTGAGAACCAGACAGTTTTTCAGGCTGATAGACTGCTAAATTATTGGCTAAGGCCACCTCCTTGACAGGAGTCATACGAATCTCTTTCTTACGGCCGACTGCTCGGTCTGGTTGGGTAACCACAGCTAAAATTTCGTAGGCCTTGCTAGCAATTAAGCCTTCTAGAACAGTTGCCGCAAAGGCGGGCGTTCCCATAAATACAATTTTTTTCATCAATTTTCTTCGGCCTAAGGGCCTTCCTTTCTAGCTTAGACAAAACTTTGCGGTTCATGGTCAATAATCAGACGTAAATCCTTATTGCTTTTATCTTGGGTCAAGTCTAAAATTTGGTTGAGGACAGTCTCTAACTTATCTTCAAAGCGGTACTTAATCATAATTTGATAGTGATAGAGATTGTGAGTTCTGGCAATGGGCTTAGGAGTTGGCCCTAAAATTTTAACCCGATCACTGAGTTGTTCTTTTAACAAATGAAGTACTTCAAAAGATTTCTGAACCAAAACTTCCTCACTTTTATGAGAAAAGGTCAAACCAACCGTATAAAAATAAGGCGGATAGGCCAGCTGATGGCGAACCTTCATCTCATAGGCATAAAAAGCCTCGTAATCCTGTTCCTTAGCCAATTGGATGGCATAATTTTTAGGATTATAAGTCTGGATGATGACCTCCCCTTCTTTTTCAGCCCGTCCTGCCCGACCAGCAACCTGAGTTAAGAGTTGGAAAGTTCGCTCTGCCGCACGAAAATCCGGTAGGTTGAGCGAAGTGTCGGCATTGAGCACCCCAACTAGGGTGACATTAGGAAAATCCAGACCCTTGGCAATCATTTGAGTTCCCAGAAGAATATCGGCCTTCCCTTGGCCGAAGTCTTGGAGGATCTTTTCGTGAGCCCCTTTTTTTCTTGTAGTATCAACATCCATCCGCAGCACTCTGGCTTGCGGCAAAATTTCCTGCAATTCATCATAGGCCTTCTGAGTTCCTGTACCATAGTAGCGAATGCTACGGCTGCCACAATTAGGACATACTCTTGGAATGCCCTTTTGAAAACCGCAGTAGTGACAGTTCATCGTCTTGGTATCCATGTGCAGGGTCAGGGAAATATCACAGTTAGGACAGTCATCCACATAGCCACATTCGCGACACATAATAAAACTGGAAAATCCTCGGCGATTGAGCATAAGGACAGTCTGCTCCCCTTTTTCTAGGCGGTCCTTAATTTTATCGACTAAGGGCGGGGTAAAATTGCTGACTGCCTGTTTACCCAGAAAATCCCTAAAGTCAAGAATTTGGACCTGAGGAATTTTAGCCATAGGATTGGCTCTTTGCGTCAGGCGGATAAAATGGTAAACCCCTCGGCTAGCCCTAGCCCTACTCTCAATACTCGGTGTCGCTGAGCCCATAACGAGAACTGCTTTATGGTATTTGGCCCGAAGGAGAGCGACATCACGGGCATGATAGCGCGGATTAGATTCTTGCTTATAGGTGGCTTCATGCTCTTCATCAATAATGATAGCCCCGATCTTTTCCAAGGGAGCAAAGATAGCCGATCGTGCACCGACAACAACCTTGGCCTGACCTGATTTT is a window from the Streptococcus criceti HS-6 genome containing:
- a CDS encoding primosomal protein N', whose product is MGKIAKIIVDVPLMQTDKPFSYRVPDDLSDSISLGSRVHVPFGKGNRLLQGFVVGLADGEMTDLKPVTAVLDFEPVLNQEQLDLADQMRHTVFSYKISMLKSMIPSLLNSNYDRILEARGDLSDSDRDWIFARHDKVSYVSLDKERQARVAKLVRMGQIKATYSAKDKKTLKTVKYYQAKPEVLADLEISKRAKKRQELKDYLLAKPERALLSDLQQLFSRDQIKYFVQAGALEINEVSVNRSQDYFDKVKRTDFLELNQEQTHAVKTIVSDIGQPNKPYLLEGITGSGKTEVYLHIIDHVLKLGKTAIVLVPEISLTPQMTNRFISRFGEQVAIMHSGLSDGEKYDEWRKIKSGQAKVVVGARSAIFAPLEKIGAIIIDEEHEATYKQESNPRYHARDVALLRAKYHKAVLVMGSATPSIESRARASRGVYHFIRLTQRANPMAKIPQVQILDFRDFLGKQAVSNFTPPLVDKIKDRLEKGEQTVLMLNRRGFSSFIMCRECGYVDDCPNCDISLTLHMDTKTMNCHYCGFQKGIPRVCPNCGSRSIRYYGTGTQKAYDELQEILPQARVLRMDVDTTRKKGAHEKILQDFGQGKADILLGTQMIAKGLDFPNVTLVGVLNADTSLNLPDFRAAERTFQLLTQVAGRAGRAEKEGEVIIQTYNPKNYAIQLAKEQDYEAFYAYEMKVRHQLAYPPYFYTVGLTFSHKSEEVLVQKSFEVLHLLKEQLSDRVKILGPTPKPIARTHNLYHYQIMIKYRFEDKLETVLNQILDLTQDKSNKDLRLIIDHEPQSFV